The Scyliorhinus torazame isolate Kashiwa2021f chromosome 29, sScyTor2.1, whole genome shotgun sequence genome includes the window tgaacccgcgctgctggcctcgctctgcattatGAATCAGCTAACTGACCTCCAATATATTCTTAACAAGAGGCAGGTGGCTTCCCTTCAGAGAAATCATAAATGTTTATAAAGAAAGCATTTATAAATTTCACCATGTGCAGCCTGGGGCGGGTGTGGTTGGCAGGGGCGAATGTATCCTCTTGTTCCGTTTCCACTGAACGACAGTCTGTTTAATTCTTTCTGCAGGTCCCAGTAATGTTCACCCATGATTGACAGCTATCAGATTGACTCATCAGGCCCCGAGTGAGGAGCGGGTGAAGGTCAGTTGGCTGTGGACACAGCGGATCCCCGAGTCATCGAGCCGGTCAAGGGTCGCCCATCATGGCGAGAATGTCCACGGCTTTGGGCGGAGGCGCCGTCGGAGGCAAGACCATGTTCTGCAACCTGGACGCTCCCGCCAACGCCATCAGCGTTTGCCGCGACGGCTCCCAAGTGGCGGTGGCCGGACGGAACATCTTCAAAATCTACGCCATCGAGGAGGATCAGTTCACGGAGAAGGCTAACCTCCGGGTAGGCCGCAAGCCTTCGCTCAACCTCAGCTGTGCTGACGTGGCCTGGCATCAGATGGAGGAGAATCTGCTGGCAACGGCAGCCACCAACGGCGCGGTGGTGACCTGGAACCTGGGTAAACAGTCCCGTAACAAACAGGACCAGCTCTTCATGGAACACAAACGCACAGTTAACAAAGTTTGCTTCCACCCAGTGGAGCTGTACATTTTACTGAGTGGGTCACAGGATGGGTCGATGAAGTGTTTCGACCTGAGGAGGAAGGAGTCCGTTTGTACTTTTTCAGGTAAGATCCTGACCAGCTGCACTCAAGGATTACCCAGAATCCCAAATTACCCAGAATCCTAAATTACCCAGAATTCCAAATTACCTAGAGCCCCAAATTACCCAGAGCCCCAAATTACAGTTTACCCAGAGCCCCAAATTACCCAAAGTCCCAAATTACCCCAAATCTCAAATTGCCCAGAAACCCAAATTACCCAGAATCCCAAATACCCAGGCCCCAAAGTACCCAGAATGCCAAATTACCCAGAATTCCAATTACAATTTACTCAGAGCCCCAAATTACCCAGAGTCCCAAATTACCCAGAACCCCCAAATTACCCAGAATCCTAAATTACCCAGAGCCCCCAAATTACCCAGAATCCCAAATTACCCAGAATCCTAAATTACCCAGAGCCCCAAATTACCCAGAATCCCAAATCACCCGGAGCCCAAATTACCCAGAATCCCAAATTACCCAGAGTCTCAAATTACCCAGAATCCCAAATTACTCAGAGTCCCAAATTACCCGCAGTCCCAAATTACCCAGAATCCTAAATTACCCAGAGTCCCAAATTACCCAGAATCCCAAATTACCCAGAATCCTAAATTACCCAGAGCCCCAAATTACCCAGAATCCCAAATTATCCAGAGTCCCAAATTACCCGCAGTCCCAAATTACCCAGAATCCTCAAATTACCCAGAGCCCAAATTATCAAATTACCCAGAATCCCAAATTACCCAGATTTATGGAAATGCCAGATTCATAACTCATTTGTCTTTGACTGCCCTCCGCAAACATCCGAATTTGGAACAGGAGGagtccactcggccccttgagcctgttctgccattcaataagatcatggctgatatgattgtgacctcaaccccacattccttcccatccccgataacctttcacaccccccttattaataaagcagatctcCACCACCGCCCATTTTGAGGAAGGGGCTCACGACCCTCTgaggaaagaaattctcctcacctccgttCCAAATGGGCGAGCCCTTATTCttcaaacagtgacccctagttctagattattccacaagaggaaacatcctctccacatccaccctgtcaaaacccctcaggattatttctcaaaataaatttagagtacccaattatttatttttttccaattaaggggcaatttagcctaacctgcacatctttgggttatgggggtgagacccacgcagacacaggagaatgtgcaaactgcacacagacagtgacccggggccgggatcgaacccgggtcctcagtgccgcagtcccagtgctaataaaATAAATTGAATTTAATTAATTTATTAACcatagaaatgtggttgactctaaaatacCCACTGAAATGGCTTAACATGTATTAGCATTGTATTCAGCCGCTACATAGAAACTTCAAAGGaaagaaaccggatggatcatttggcatcgacccaggcaccggaaacaaaAACGGCAAAGCCAGCCCCGACGACCCTGCAtactcctccttactaacatctgggggcttgtgccaaagttgggagagctgtcccacagactggtcaaacaacagcctgacagccatactcacagaatcataccttacaggcaatgtcccagacaccactatcaccattccagcaggggtggcggcacagtgggatacggtcgggagggagttgccctgcgaatcctcaacatcgactctggaccccatgaagtctgatggcttcaggttaaacatgggtgaggaaaccccctgctgattaccacataccgtccACCAGCAGCTGATTGATGAAtccgtgctcctccatgttgaacaccacttggacccaaagatgtgcagggtaggtggattggccacactaaattgccccttaattggaaaaatgaattgggtactttaaaataaaggaggggttatcgggttacggggatagggtggaagtgagggcttaagtgggtcggtgcagacacgatgggccgaatggcctccttctgcgctgtatgttctatgttctgtgtccaaatgcagcaagacctggacaatatccaggctcggggctgacaagtggcaagttacattcacgccacacaagtgccaggcaatgaccatctcctacaagagagaatctaaccatcgccccttgacattcaatggcattcccatcgctgaatccccacaatcaacatcctgggggttaccattgaccagaaactgaactggacccagccacattaatactgtggctaccagggcaggacaaaggctgggaatccggcagagagtaactcacctcctgaccccccaaagcctgtccaccatctacaaggtacaagtcaggagtgtgatggaatactctccacttgcctggatgagcgcagctccaacaacactcaagaagctcgacaccatccaggacaaagcagccccacttgattgctaccccttccacaaacatcactccctccaccaccgacgcacagtggcagccgtgtgtcccatctacaagatgcacagcagcaactgatGAAGctgccttcggcagcaccttccaaacccacaaccaccaccatctagaaggacaagagcagcagatacccgggaaccccaccacctggaggttcccctccaagtcactcacccccccgacttggaaataaatcggccgttccttcactgttgtcggGTCAAatccctggaactctctccctaacagcacagtgggtgtacctacatcacagcgggttcaagaaggcaccacctactcaaggggcgcttagggatgggcaataaatgcaggttttgccagtgatgcccacatctcatgaaagaattttgAAACAAGTACCACCAAaccgccgtggtgggatttgaacccatgtcttcagagcattagtctgggcagTTCGAGCACTAGACTACTGACattaccaccacacagccatctgccCAGAGCTCCCTCATCACCAATTCCTGTCTCTGGCTGAATCAGACctctgtgggggcagcacggtagcacagtggttagcactgtggcttcacagcgccagggtcccaggttcgattccccgctgggtcactgtctgtgtggagtctgcacgttctccccgtgtgtgcgtgtgtttcctccgggtgctccggtttcctcccacagtccaaagatgtgcaggttaggtgataaattgcccttagtgaccaaaaaaaggttagaaggggttattgggttacggggatagggtggaagtgagggcttaagtgggccggtgcagacacgatgggccgaatggcctccttctgcactgtttgttctatgttctatctcctgtTACACTCACCGTAATCCGGTGTGAGAAAGACTCTCGACACAATCCTTTCTCCCTGCCTTAGcacctctgctgctgaaacccttcaACGTGACATTGTTTCGCACAGGCTCGCTTCTCCTAGCACCCTGCGAgccaatctttcaccctccataaacttgaggtcacccAAAGCCCAGTTCACCCATCGCCCACTCTGCCCACCAGCGTACACTGGCCCTCAGGCGGGTGAGGCCTCAGGTTTACAATTCTCCTCCTTGTGTTGAAATCTTTCCGTGACCTCTCGTCGCCGTGTCTCTCTAATCGCCCCcgccaggggctggttcagcacactgggctaaatcgctggcttttaaagcagaccaaggcaggccagcagcacggttcaattcccgtaccagcctccccgaacaggcgccggaatgtggcgactaggggcttttcacagtaacttcattgaagcctacttgtggcgataagcgattttcatttcattttcattttatttgcCAACCCTCTGCCAACCCTGGTCTGCTGCACCCGGCCCACTAGTGCCATCCCACCATCAGTGTCTGCACGTCAGCTGTCTGGGATTTAAGCTCTGGGATGCCCCTTCCCCACATTTCCCTTCCTAGAAATTTCTTAAAACCAGTCGCGAGGAAGGGCAAAGGCCAAATATGCGGGAAGGACTCCTAATTTGCACCGTTAACTCTTCATTGACAATCTCCCAGTGAAGTACTGGCAGAGTGCCACAGTGTTGGAGATGCTGGCTTGCAGACTGAGACCCTGCCtgctctctggggtcgatgtgaaaGACCTCATAGCAAAGGTGTTCCCCGAGGATGATCCAGCCATTGTCAAACTGCTGTCTGTGGGATTTTGCCGTGCACTATttgactgccacatttcctacatttgcAACAGCGGCCGCAACACGTCTTCCGCAAACTGTCGTCGGCAAGCATTAACCCGGTGGTGCCGACGGTATAACTCTGGTCCCCTCTGTTCTCCTGAACACCCTGCGACTTTACTGTGGTGTGCTGCCCCCCCCAGGTCAGTCGGAGAGCGTGCGCAATGTCCACTTCAGTGCCCGAGACTTTTTCACCTTTGCCGCCACCTTCGAGAATGGGAATGTGCAGCTCTGGGACATGCGGAGGCCGGACCGGTGTGAGCGGATGTTTACAGCACACAACGGGCCCGTCTTCTCCTGTGATTGGCACCCGGACGACAGGTAGGACAGAGTACGTAACGAGGGCGGCACACGCGTGTGTGCTCGCAAGTACAGATACACGTTTAAACACGCAGCGTACCCGTACACCACTCCACTGGTACCACATTACACGGTGCGATTCCGTCACCACCAAATCATTTTGACCTTTCACGgggtgtgggagtcgctggctgggtCCAGCgtgtattgcccgtccctaattgccctcgagaaggtgggggtgagccgcctCCTTgggccgctgcagtccgtgtggtgtaggtacacccacaatgctgttagggagaaagttccaggattttgacagtgaagcCAGAATGAGGTTAGAGTCACAGAGAGCacagcacacaaggaggccattcggtccagtcCAGTCACTCCCACTCCCTCGCTCGATCCCGGAGACGTCAGTTATTTCGCTCAAGTGTACATCCCAATTTCCTATTGAAATGATTGGTCGTTTCCACTTCCACCACTCCCGTGGGCAGCGGGTTCCGGGCCATTACCACTCGCTGGGTAGAAAAGGttcatcccccacccctcccacccccagatcTCGTGCCCAAAGTCTGAAATTTGTGTCGTCTTTTAGTTGTACTATTAGCCAATGGGGCAGCTTTTCCTAATCCAAACCTGTCCTAATCTTGTACAGCTCCTTCAaacctcccctcaatctcctttgctccaaggaaaacaatcctactgagcagaaggaggccattcagcccatcgagtctaccctgGCCCTCTGAtacagcaccttacctaggcccacgccctggccctatccccataacccccttttAACACTAAGGGACAACCCTGGCTTCTCTAACTTAGCCTTGAGGTTAAAACCGCCCCCTCCAGTCCCCGGAACCATTCTGGCAAATCCCCTTTGCGCCCCCGCGAATCCGTCCTCAAATACGGTGACCACAACTGGGGCCTAAGCAGAGCTTTATGCAAGTTCGGCATCGTTCTCCTGATTCTGTCCTCAGTGCCTCTCTTCAGGAATCCCAAGATGCTGTGCGAACCGCCCTCAATATGCCCGTCCACCTTCACTGATCGACGCACACGAACCCACAGGTGTCTCCGTCTCTGCTCACTCTTCAGAATTGTGCATTGAGCCTATCCCGTCTCTATCCCTATCGCCTCACACATCTCTctattatattccacctgccacttgtcTGTCCATCCAGCGAGGCGACCTGTCTCCTGTATCACCCTCACCATGTCTCACTCCCCTCGGTGTCATCGGCAGGATTTGAAATGTTACGCTGAATTTGTCAGGAGTGTAGTAGAGTTTGGGGCAGAAGGTCTCTGTGTTCGTGATGGTACCTCAGAGTAAAATCCAGTACAAATCCAGTCTTCCAAGCTGCTTGGGACAGCCCTCACTTCTTTACGTTTCTCTTGCAGGGGCTGCCTGGTGACTGGAGGCCGGGACAAGATGGTGAAGGTGTGGGACCTGACTGGTTACAAGGCCAGGGAGATGTACTGCGTTCAGACCATTGCCTCTGTGGCACATGTGCTTTGGCGCCCAGACAGGAAGTACCACATTGCCACCTGCTCCATGATGGTTGACCACAACATTTATGTCTGGGATGTCCGCAGGCCCTACGTCCCCTTTGCCATGTTCGAGGAACACAAGGATGTCACCACTGGCATTGCCTGGCGCAATGCCCACGACCCCCACTTCCTCCTCTCTGGGTCGAAGGATAGCACCCTGTATCACCACTTCTTCAAAGATGCCCAGCGACCTGCCAGCCAGGCCGTGCCCGAAGGCCTGTGCTTTGGCCTGTTTGGTGACGTGGCGTTTGCCGTCAAAGAGGACCTGTGCTCCGCAGAGTCCCACCGCAAGTCCTTCAGCGCAGACCGCCGCTACCCATTCTTCTTCATCCGGCGGCAGGACCCCGCCGAGCAGTTCACCAACGTGTCGAGCGCCCTCAACCTCTTCGAGACCCAGCCCGGCGCCTCCTCCATGGAATGGTTCGCCGAGACGGCCAGGAGATACTGCCTGAGCGGAGGGCCGCTGCCCGAGCTGTGTGACCGCAACGCAAAAGTCGCCCGGGAACTGAAGCGCCATCAGGTGGCGCAGATCTGGATGATGCTGAAGATCATTTACGCCGGGGCATGTGCTGCGGGGTCCGCGGGCAACGTGGTCCCCGGTGCTGGCAAGGCGGGTCACCCCCTCAGCAGGTACAGTGTCCTGAGGGCAACCTCACTGTACCCTCAGACATGGGTTATAGTGGACAACACTCAACATACATACAACCCACCGAAACCGTCACACCAAACACAGCGTAACACAACTTAAAGAATACAACACTTTTAATATTGAAAAATGCTTCAAGGCCCTTTGAGACCAaaaggatatcatagaatttacagtgcagaaggaggccattcggcccatcgagtctgcaccggcccttggaacgagtgccctacccaagcccacacctccaccccatccccataaccctataGCCCCACCGAACCATTtgatactgagggcaatttagcacggccaatccacctaacctgcacatctttggacttcatagaatttacagtgcagaaggaggccgttcggcccatcgagtctgcaccggcccctggaacgagtgccctacccaagcccacacctccaccccatccccatccccataacccagtaaccccacccaacacgaagggcaattttggacactaaggggcaatttatcacggccaatccacctaacctgcacatctttggacttgtgggaggaaaccggagcacccggaggaaacccacgcacacacggggaggatgtgcagactccgcacagacagtgacccagcggggaatcgaacctgggaccctggagctgtgaagctactgtgctaaccactgtgctaccctgctgcccattatATTGTGCCCAaaggcttcatagaatcatagaatccctgcagtgcagaaggaggccattcagcccattgggtctgcaccgaccctccgaaagaggcaAAGAGATAGGTTAGCAGGACTATTTTAAAGAGGAGGGGCGTGAGGCAGGGAGGGTTAAGGAGGAATATCCAGAGTTTTGCACCATAGCAGCTGAAGGCTTAAACACCCAATGATGGGGTGATTAAAACCAGGGTTGATCTGGAGGCCAAAGTTGGAGAAGTGCAGATATGGTGATGGCTATAGGGCCACAAAGGGCTGGAGGATGTGACAGTGGTTGGGAGCGAGACCTCCTATGCCCTTTCAGATGCATGCAAAAGATTGTTTGGCACTATTTTAAAGATgctcgagatggggggggggggggggggggagaagatgtttGAAGGCTTTCTTGTGTCGAGAACATTAAGACCGAGTAAGATCTTCCTTGCTCTGAAAAGAGCAGTTGTTACCCCAAAAGAGTTCCTTCGAAGAACTGATGGCACTCAACGTTCCTGGCGATGCCCTCGAGAGGATTGACAGGAACAAGGGAAGGAGGTGCTTAATGGGAATATGGGCAAGATTTGCTGCTGATTGGTCGGGCTTTGTGTTTGTAATAGGTCGGTATGTGTTAACATTCTTGCTGCTGATTGGTCAACTGTGCACAATGTGTTTAGAGTAAGATTAGCCAGAGACTACTCGTGTGAAGGCCACTGTCTTGGGGATGGTGAGGTGGATCTCCGCCATGGATGAGATAAATCTAGAGTTGGACCATTGGATGTccagggacggcacagtggttagcactgctgcctgacagcgccagggactcgggttcaattccggcctcgggtcactgtgcggaggagtctgcacattctccccgtgtgtgcgtgggtttcctccgggtgctccggtttcctcccacagtccaaagatgtgcaggttaggtgggggattggccataatcaattgcccttagtgtccaaaaggcaaggtgggttacagggatagggtgaaggtatgggcctaggtagggtgctctttcagagggtcagtgcagactaggtgggccgaatggcctccttctgcactgtagggattctatgatgtggtGGTTATTAAGCTGAGCATCTTGGACAGTGACTGGCTTGGCCCATTCACCACGTTCAAAGTAGACTTGCTGTCCTTCGAGCCCAGAGTGTAGACTGTGACCtgtggagctggtttagctcagtggctagacagctggtttgtgatgcataacaaggccagcagtgcgagttcaattcccgtaccagatgagaattctgaattctccctccatgtacccgaacaggtgccagagtgtggtgactaggggcttttcacagtaacttcattgcagggttaatgtaagcctacttgtgacaataaagattattattttcctaATGCGAATAAGTCTGCGTTCGCACGGTATGCTGTAAACCCCTTGTCTATTGTAAGATGTTTTCTTGTCTTTGTGAGTACAAAGGGTacttggggatagggtggcggtgttgaccttggatagggtgctctttccaagagctggtgcagactcgatgggccgaatggcctccttctgcactgtaaattctatgaaaaattctatgaaagAATAGAGGAGCTTCTTCGATGATGTGTGTGGGCCCCCTTTCCTCACTGAGAGCTGATTGGTTGTCCAGGTCTCTGACAGCATGAGTGGGTTTATGGTAGACTTGGTGTGACGATGCGAGAGACTGGATGATGAGACCATCGAGAAATGGTACGGGGAGCTGTCGTTCCATCTCCCGAGTTTCGCACCGATGTTTCGATGGGGCGTATCCCGATGCAGGGAGGGCGACCTGCTATTCAATAGCTGAGCGAGGGTCTTTGGGTCATTGAGGGTCTTGTAGGTATCCAAGCTGGGAAGGTCTGAAATCTTACCCTCGACTGTGCCAGCGGTTAGTGTTTGAATTGAAGCGTCTGAAGGAAGGTTATTGAGGGCTCTTTGCTCTGCCACTGCAAAGCTTAAGGAGCTGGGGCTCCCCAGTGACCTgggcaatatttatctctcaaacaATGGCAATAAAGCAAATGATCCGATCATTTatcaccttgctgtttgtgggatcctgaTGTGCACAAATTGCTGCATTTCCTACCACAGTGACTCCACTTCATTGGGGCGTAAAGGGCATTGGGGAGTTCAGAGGTCacaaatggtgctatataaatgcagcccACATTTAACAGAATATTTTGCTCATTCTTCTTCTCCTCTCTGGGGTTAAGTCCAAGCAACATGTTCACCCTCATGTAAAAGGCAATATTTTTATAATTTAGTTGTAAACTGGAAAATGCAGCTTCTCCCAGGCGTTTCTACGGCAACCCAGCACCCGTTGCCATGGTGCCGGGTGAGATAATGACACAGCCCCCAGTACCGCACACAGTGCAGAGACTATGATTATCGGCCTACGCTCTGGATTCCGAGCCAGCGGTTCCTGGGTTAAATCTCCCAGATGGGCCTCGCTTCACGGCTGACTGGACGAACCTTACTCTGGGTCAGAAGGTCGCCTGTTCAAATTCTGCCCCAAGATCGAAAGAAAGCTGGATTGAAATGAGGGAGACATTTTTTATTTAAATACT containing:
- the LOC140403821 gene encoding GATOR2 complex protein WDR24-like, with amino-acid sequence MARMSTALGGGAVGGKTMFCNLDAPANAISVCRDGSQVAVAGRNIFKIYAIEEDQFTEKANLRVGRKPSLNLSCADVAWHQMEENLLATAATNGAVVTWNLGKQSRNKQDQLFMEHKRTVNKVCFHPVELYILLSGSQDGSMKCFDLRRKESVCTFSGQSESVRNVHFSARDFFTFAATFENGNVQLWDMRRPDRCERMFTAHNGPVFSCDWHPDDRGCLVTGGRDKMVKVWDLTGYKAREMYCVQTIASVAHVLWRPDRKYHIATCSMMVDHNIYVWDVRRPYVPFAMFEEHKDVTTGIAWRNAHDPHFLLSGSKDSTLYHHFFKDAQRPASQAVPEGLCFGLFGDVAFAVKEDLCSAESHRKSFSADRRYPFFFIRRQDPAEQFTNVSSALNLFETQPGASSMEWFAETARRYCLSGGPLPELCDRNAKVARELKRHQVAQIWMMLKIIYAGACAAGSAGNVVPGAGKAGHPLSSFTLKDGTTALGSEVKLDRGRMEIRQDSLPLDSTVTLLQTNEENEETEGSDAPADYLFCDGEGDEDDFFIIDHENVPGEDHEFILPQEGFPLRHEILDHPTTLDHFQDKTDSPHISSNEADSVSLTPTEGISLVSVSQPPFEHGFSTDYFNPIVRDMMCFYAEQGDVQMAISVLIVLGDRIKKEIDEQTQEHWYTSYIDLLQRFQLWNVANQVIKLSTCRSINCLNQASTTLHVNCNNCERPINTGGWMCERCRRGASTCAICHHAVKGLFVWCQGCTHGGHLQHVMDWFQFHTHCPTGCGHLCEYT